In Columba livia isolate bColLiv1 breed racing homer chromosome 6, bColLiv1.pat.W.v2, whole genome shotgun sequence, a single genomic region encodes these proteins:
- the LOC110356254 gene encoding uncharacterized protein LOC110356254, translated as MEGPASVICLRTCCIKDAGPLNFAENPPELGHPHLPRSCSGARRAMRQRRSNSVSMCTLPIIPEYPGFQDIKLSRNYLETPAFNRLFQDLERGKSSSSRPSNFPNRASLVHCLGSSSRGHLKGHPTTGSGFHDKPLQEYFNERLMELRNYESKRSNRKTKVFADKNQNPFVSRRGSRRRSSCGAVVMVGHGKDGEESCSSTSQDNQRMTEQNHPEESQDVLDLYKGDLLDVLTMHIAAPLEAFVQKK; from the exons ATGGAGGGACCTGCCTCAGTGATATGCCTGAGAACTTGCTGCATAAAAGACGCTGGGCCGCTCAATTTCGCTGAAAACCCACCCGAGCTGGGACATCCCCAcctccccaggagctgcagcggCGCCCGCAGGGCAATGAGACAACGGCGGTCAAACAGCGTCAGCATGTGCACCTTGCCCATCATCCCGGAGTATCCAGGCTTCCAGGACATTAAG CTATcaagaaattatttggaaaCTCCAGCCTTCAACCGACTTTTCCAGGATTTGGAAAGAGGCAAGAGCTCCTCATCACGGCCGAGTAATTTTCCTAACAGAGCTTCGTTAGTCCATTGCCTGGGGAGCTCTTCAAGAGGCCACTTGAAAGGCCACCCCACAACCGGCAGCGGCTTCCACGACAAGCCATTGCAGGAGTATTTCAACgagaggctgatggagctcCGGAACTACGAAAGTAAGAGGTCTAACAGGAAGACGAAAGTATTCGCTGATAAGAACCAGAACCCCTTCGTCAGCCGCCGAGGATCCCGGCGCAGGAGCAGCTGCGGCGCCGTGGTGATGGTCGGGCACGGCAAGGACGGCGAAGAGTCCTGCAGCTCCACCAGTCAAGACAACCAAAGAATGACGGAGCAGAACCATCCAGAGGAAAGTCAGGATGTGCTGGACCTCTACAAGGGTGACTTGTTGGACGTTTTGACAATGCACATTGCCGCTCCCCTAGAAGCATTTGTGCAAAAAAAATGA